The Desulfotignum balticum DSM 7044 sequence GGTCAAAATAAGGAAAACCATATCGGTTTTTCAGGTGCCAGAGAAGCTTTTCTTATTGCAAAAAAAAAGCCGGTATAGAACGAGGCCGAGGGATGCATACCCTTCGGCATAGCTTTGCAACACATCTTCTTTCACAGGGAACAGATCTTTTTACCCTCAAACAACTTCTTGGGCATTCCTCCATAAAAACCACTATCATTTATCTTCATTTGGTAAAGCAAAGGATCACAGAATTTAAAAGCCCTCTTGATGCCATGTATGAGGATCAGGAGGGGCAAAAATGAAAAAATCATTTGAAGTTGCAGATGTTTTTCGTCTTTATGGCAAGGATTATCAAAAACAAAATATCCTTTCTTATCAAAAGCTTAAAGTTATGAATCATATCTCTGTTTGTCGAACAGCACAGTTAGGCGGTGTCAAGGGTCACGAGAAATTGAGCCATTTATGGTCATCAAAAATGAGCCACACCGATTCATTTTATAAATCTCCTTTGCCTTTTTTTGTTATGGGATCATGATATTTAAAACCGGCGTCGATCAATATATATTCCAGCATTATTCCGACTTCACCTCTCTTTTTGAGTTCATCAAGCATCCACTTTTGTATACGGGCATTGACATGAACCCGTTTCAAGTGTGGTGGTAGTTTTGGCTTTGGTTTTCCCCTGTATCCTCCACGGTTTTCTACCATATGCACACCTCCTAATGGTAAGACGATCGCTGAAGATTACCGATATTAGGGCATTTTAGATAATTGTGCCCCGTTTTACAAAAATACAGGGCCATATTCGATGTGACTTTAGCCCCTTCCTTACTGCCCGCATTCATGCTTTTTTGCCTTTCAGTCTGTAACTGTTACCCTTAATATTAATGACGGCGCTGTGGTGAAGCAGTCGATCGAGGATGGCAGTCACGATGATCGGGTCATGGAACAGTTCTGTCCAGTCTCCGAATGCCTTATTTGACGTGATAATGGTGCTGCTCTTCTCGTACCGGTTAGCAATAAAACGAAAGAACAAATTGCACTCTTCCCGTGTGATAGGTGTGTAACCCACTTCATCCACAACGACCAGGGAGGATTTATAGTACCCACGGCCCTTACCCGGCTTTCCAGCTTCGTGATCCTTTCGCAGCTTGATAATCAGATCCTCCATGTTGGTAAAATAGATACTCATGCCGGACTGACACGCTTTCAGCGCAAGGGATACCGCAAGATGCGTCTTTCCCACACCGGGAGGGCCAAGGAAAATTACATTGCCTTTCTCACGGATAAAACTTAAGTCAAAAAGTCCCATGATTTTCTGTTTATCCAGGCCGGGTTGGAAGGCGAAGTCAAACTCATCTATGCTTTTGATATACGGTAGTCCTGATATTTTTAGTGCAGTTTCGATGCGGCGCTGCTCTTTTGCCGCCACTTCCTCTTCGAGCAGTTCATCGAGAAAAGACAGATAGCTTTTTCCCTGTTCCTCGGCCGTCTTGGCAAGGCCGCCTAAAACTTCATAAATCCGGGGGAGCTTTAATCGGGTGAGGTTGGATTCAATGCGATCCATTACAAGGGTATTACTCATGCAAACACCTCCTGCAGTATTTCTTCATATGCAGAGATGGAACGGACCTCAACATCCATGTCATATTGGGGTTTCTGGGGACTGATCGTCTGCTTTGCCCGTCCCTTACTTTTCTGGGCATGGTGATATTTGCGCCGATTCATGTCCATGTCTTTTTTTAAGGCTTCGTAGAATCTCTTCTTCTGGACCAGATTTCCCTTTGTTGATGGGATGTCATAGGTAACTACCAGCCAACTATTTTGAAAAATGCGTAGCTGTCCATCTTTCGAGCGAAGGATGACCTGTTCTCCTACCAGGGTGTGGGGGACGACATAGCGGTTTCCATGAAAGTGGACAGTGCAGTCTTTATACACCTGCCGGTAAATACGATATGAGGTATCAAACGGCTGCGGAGGCAGTGCATTTAAATGTGGCTGCTCCCGCTTAAACCGGGCGCTGACTTTTTCATGGGTGGTGCCATGGATCCGTTCATCCTTTTTTAAAATCCAAGACCAGAGGTCTTTGTTGGCCCTGATTAAGTTGACAAAACCGTATCCTCGCCAGAACCCTTCCCGGATGAAGGTATAAGGACGTTCAACCTTCCCTTTAACCCAAGCAGCATAAGCAGGGGCTACTTTGGGAACGAATCCGTAATGAACGGCAAATCCTATCAGGGTAGAGTTAAATTTGTCCTTTCCAGCCAGCTTGGCGATATACACATTTTTCATGCGATCATAGAGTATCTGATCCGGGACGCCGACGAAGTACTCAAAGGCGTGTATATGGCAGTCTAGAAAGCTTGGCATGTCGCATCGTTCGATCAACTCTGTATAGATTCTCCGGGAATATCCCAGAATCATTGAAAACAGGTACAGCTTTCTGACACTGCCATCGGGAAGTTCAACCTGAAATTCTCCGAAATCCACCTGGGCCTGGTGACCGGGTTCTGTCTCAAATCGCATGTAGGCAATTTTCTGTTTTTGTTTCTTGAGTTTACCGACCTTTCGCTTCACTGTTTCATAACTGCCGGCATAGCCTTGGTTGACAAGGCGGTCATAAATCCAGGTGGCGGTGTAATATTCGTCTTCATCAAGCCAAGCTGTGATGGTACCGTGATAAGGATCAAGAATGCTCGTGCGATGATATGGCTTTGGATTTTTCAAGCAGCTTTCCGGGGCTTCAAGGTATTTTTTGACGGTGTTACGGCTTATGCCCAGGCGCCGGGCTATGGCCCGCTGGGTCAAGCCGAACCTGTGCAGATCCAGTATGTCCAAAATGGTCTCCTTTTTTTCATAAACTCTCCACGATTGTCCCGGGTAAATGCAGCAACATATGCATTTACTCGGGAAGTTGAACAAGGGGGATTGAAAAAAGATCCCCCTTGTTCAATTCCCTAGTGGCTCAGTTTCAAATGACCATTTTTGGCTCAATTTAACATGACCATCGACAGGCGGACATTTCGAACAATGTGACCAGTGCGGCTTTGAACGAATATCCTATAATTCTTGTAGAGACAGGCATTGCCCAAAATGCCAGACTATGGTCAAGGAAAAATGGCTCAATGAACGGAAGGCAGATCTGCTGCCCTGCAATTATTTTCATATGGTCTTCACCGTTCCTCATGAACTGAACGCCATTATATTGATCAATCCCAAAATCATGCTGAACAACCTGTTTGCGGCTGTGAGCCAAACATTGCAAACATTTGCCCGTGATCCGCAATGGAAAATCCATGGTCAACTCGGGTTCATCTGCGTCCTTCATACCTGGTCGCAAAAACTTACCGATCATTTCCATATCCACTGCCTTGTCGCCGGTGGGGCTCTTTCATTTGACAAGAAGCTTTGGGTAACATCCAATAAATCGTATTTGTTCAGGGTTCAGTCTTTGTCCAAAGAGTTTAAAAAAAGATATCTTGGACTGCTTGAAAAAAAATATTTTAATAATGAGCTGTCGTTACCAGGCAGACTGGCAAAATACCGCTGTGAAAGGGAGTTCAACATTTTTATTCGTTCCCTTTTTAAGGTCAAATGGATCACCTATGCCAAACGACCTTTTGCCGGTCCTGAACAGGTTCTTGAGTATCTTGGACGTTATACGCATCGTGTGGCCATATCAAACAACCGGATAAAAACCATAGATAATGAACAGGTCAGTTTTGAATACAAAGACAGAATGGATAATGATACGATAAAAAGTATGACAGTCTCTGCCCATGAATTTATCCGTAGATTCTTGCTTCATGTGCTTCCGCATAATTTTATGAAAATCCGATATTTTGGTTTTTTATCACATCGGAATAAAAAACTGGCCGTTAAAATAATCCGACAATTGATTGA is a genomic window containing:
- a CDS encoding tyrosine-type recombinase/integrase, producing MHTLRHSFATHLLSQGTDLFTLKQLLGHSSIKTTIIYLHLVKQRITEFKSPLDAMYEDQEGQK
- the istB gene encoding IS21-like element helper ATPase IstB — its product is MSNTLVMDRIESNLTRLKLPRIYEVLGGLAKTAEEQGKSYLSFLDELLEEEVAAKEQRRIETALKISGLPYIKSIDEFDFAFQPGLDKQKIMGLFDLSFIREKGNVIFLGPPGVGKTHLAVSLALKACQSGMSIYFTNMEDLIIKLRKDHEAGKPGKGRGYYKSSLVVVDEVGYTPITREECNLFFRFIANRYEKSSTIITSNKAFGDWTELFHDPIIVTAILDRLLHHSAVINIKGNSYRLKGKKA
- the istA gene encoding IS21 family transposase; this translates as MDILDLHRFGLTQRAIARRLGISRNTVKKYLEAPESCLKNPKPYHRTSILDPYHGTITAWLDEDEYYTATWIYDRLVNQGYAGSYETVKRKVGKLKKQKQKIAYMRFETEPGHQAQVDFGEFQVELPDGSVRKLYLFSMILGYSRRIYTELIERCDMPSFLDCHIHAFEYFVGVPDQILYDRMKNVYIAKLAGKDKFNSTLIGFAVHYGFVPKVAPAYAAWVKGKVERPYTFIREGFWRGYGFVNLIRANKDLWSWILKKDERIHGTTHEKVSARFKREQPHLNALPPQPFDTSYRIYRQVYKDCTVHFHGNRYVVPHTLVGEQVILRSKDGQLRIFQNSWLVVTYDIPSTKGNLVQKKRFYEALKKDMDMNRRKYHHAQKSKGRAKQTISPQKPQYDMDVEVRSISAYEEILQEVFA